The proteins below are encoded in one region of Triticum aestivum cultivar Chinese Spring chromosome 1B, IWGSC CS RefSeq v2.1, whole genome shotgun sequence:
- the LOC100682418 gene encoding BEL1-like homeodomain protein 9, which yields MSSAAGGYGGGAEHQHQHQHQQHHQHQLLLGQAAAGQLYHVPQHSRREKLRFPPDPADSSSPTPGAWPPPTVPFYSYASSSSSYSPHSPTLAHAHNQLLVHGMPAGAQIPSQNFALSLSSSSSNPPPQQRRHLAGATGPYGPFTGYAAVLGRSRFLGPAQKLLEEICDVGGRPSQLDRCSDDGLLDLDAMDAAGDVGHEMDSSDRAAAEGVTVSGAEQQWRKTRLISLMEEVCKRYRQYYQQLQAVISSFETVAGLSNAAPFASIALRTMSKHFKYLKSTIQSQLRNTSKVAAGKDSLGKEDMANFGLMGGSAALMRGGNANAFSQPHNIWRPQRGLPERAVSVLRAWLFEHFLHPYPTDSDKQMLAKQTGLTRNQVSNWFINARVRLWKPMVEEIHNLEMRQGHKSSAADKNQLGVQQQTQQHSPDSSGRPSDPSNSHQGQSSSMSQNRSAHAAHRHIQSELSPMTHDMPGQVSFAYNGSGMAAHHQHHHGIALSHPHQQVEGASGAGSSGGVSLTLGLHQNNRAYIAEPLPAALPLNLAHRFGLEDVSDAYAMAASFGGQDRHFTKEMGGHLLHDFVG from the exons atgtcatCGGCCGCTGGCGGGTACGGGGGCGGCGCCGAGCACCAGCATCAGCATCAGCATCAGCAGCACCACCAGCACCAGCTGCTGCTGGGCCAGGCCGCGGCGGGCCAGCTCTACCACGTGCCGCAGCACAGCCGCCGCGAGAAGCTGCGGTTCCCGCCGGACCCGGCGGACTCCTCCTCGCCCACGCCGGGCGCCTGGCCGCCGCCCACGGTGCCCTTCTACTCCtacgcgtcctcctcctcctcctactcgcCGCACAGCCCCACGCTGGCGCACGCCCACAACCAGCTCCTGGTCCACGGGATGCCGGCAGGAGCCCAGATCCCGAGCCAGAACTTCGCGCTCTCGCTGTCCTCGTCCTCCTCGAACCCTCCGCCTCAGCAGCGGAGGCACCTCGCCGGTGCCACCGGGCCGTACGGGCCCTTCACGGGCTACGCAGCCGTGCTCGGGCGCTCTAGGTTCCTGGGCCCCGCGCAGAAGCTGCTGGAGGAGATCTGCGACGTCGGCGGCCGGCCCTCGCAGCTGGACCGCTGCTCCGACGACGGGTTGCTCGACTTGGATGCCATGGACGCCGCGGGCGACGTCGGCCACGAGATGGACAGCAGCGACCGCGCTGCCGCTGAGGGCGTCACGGTCTCCGGCGCCGAGCAACAGTGGAGGAAGACTAGGCTCATCTCCCTCATGGAAGAA GTTTGCAAGCGATACAGGCAATACTACCAGCAGCTCCAAGCTGTGATCTCCTCGTTTGAAACCGTCGCCGGGCTGAGCAACGCCGCCCCCTTTGCCTCCATCGCTCTCCGGACGATGTCGAAGCATTTCAAGTACCTAAAGAGCACCATACAGAGCCAGCTGCGCAACACCAGCAAGGTGGCCGCCGGGAAAGACAGCCTCGGCAAGGAAGACATGGCCAACTTCGGGCTCATGGGCGGCAGCGCCGCCCTCATGAGGGGAGGCAACGCGAACGCGTTCAGCCAGCCCCACAACATTTGGCGGCCACAGAGGGGACTCCCAGAGCGCGCAGTGTCGGTTCTTCGCGCCTGGCTGTTCGAGCACTTCTTGCATCC GTACCCAACTGATAGCGACAAGCAAATGTTGGCTAAACAAACAGGCTTAACGAGGAATCAG GTCTCAAACTGGTTCATCAACGCAAGGGTTAGACTCTGGAAGCCAATGGTGGAAGAAATCCACAACCTGGAGATGCGGCAGGGGCATAAGAGCTCGGCCGCCGACAAGAATCAGCTCGGCGTGCAGCAGCAAACCCAGCAGCATTCGCCGGACAGCAGCGGGAGGCCCTCCGATCCTTCGAACTCACACCAAGGGCAAAGCAGCAGCATGTCACAGAACCGCAGCGCCCACGCTGCACATCGGCACATCCAGAGCGAGCTCTCCCCGATGACCCACGACATGCCGGGACAGGTGAGCTTCGCGTACAACGGCAGCGGGATGGCCgcgcaccaccagcaccaccacggcATTGCACTGTCGCATCCCCATCAGCAGGTCGAAGGCGCGAGCGGCGCCGGGAGCAGCGGCGGCGTCTCCCTCACCCTCGGCCTCCACCAGAACAACCGGGCCTACATCGCCGAGCCCCTCCCGGCGGCGCTCCCGCTCAACCTCGCGCACCGGTTCGGGCTGGAGGACGTCAGCGACGCCTACGCGATGGCGGCCTCGTTCGGAGGCCAGGACCGGCACTTCACCAAGGAAATGGGCGGCCATCTGCTCCATGACTTCGTTGGGTGA